One window of Biomphalaria glabrata chromosome 6, xgBioGlab47.1, whole genome shotgun sequence genomic DNA carries:
- the LOC106076726 gene encoding uncharacterized protein LOC106076726: MTTILSPTLAQMAQGLEERIIFYNVSIILGENNRTDLSLSHQHHNDSFEEVTLFSNIQRTPVGSAMPFFSFPTVLKNLDDFVMPVAFCLGILCTFMLILTFMCTPIKSSALSHYLTALGIADLIYMSCCLLSWVSKRSYDFYNKMGFCQITFFSLLLSRFLSTWYLFAAHAERFVVHFGSCRARKWCSTFRTKCIIIVIFVFSLVGFSHYIWVANVSENKKGGTTCAIMQESIKYIVELGKVEIITAIFLPMILIIAIDVAVCTSIAATYSKTFFSRAQSRKGDGWRGEYKLANSERSNSPSTRSGDATPPPPEFDLSLEKTRATVVVLIAGVIFICLILPASIYRAKILFMSSERPTPQDINMMVFFEECVKFNSIYKFFLYLPFLRAFRHGLLQLFKGRLRRKNDPETYQETSV; the protein is encoded by the coding sequence ATGACCACTATACTGTCTCCTACCTTGGCACAAATGGCTCAAGGGTTGGAGGAGCGGATCATCTTCTACAATGTGTCGATCATCCTTGGGGAAAACAACAGAACTGATCTCTCCCTCAGCCACCAGCACCACAACGACAGCTTCGAGGAGGTGACTCTCTTCTCGAACATCCAACGGACTCCGGTGGGGTCTGCCATGCCCTTCTTTTCTTTTCCGACGGTGCTGAAGAACCTGGATGACTTTGTCATGCCCGTCGCCTTCTGCCTTGGTATTTTGTGCACGTTTATGCTCATTCTCACCTTCATGTGCACGCCCATCAAATCCAGCGCCCTCAGCCACTATCTGACCGCCTTGGGGATTGCTGATTTAATCTACATGTCTTGTTGCCTTCTGTCTTGGGTGTCCAAAAGAAGCTACGATTTCTACAACAAAATGGGCTTCTGCCAGATAACGTTTTTCTCTTTGCTGCTCTCTCGCTTCTTGTCCACCTGGTACCTCTTCGCCGCGCACGCTGAGAGATTCGTCGTTCACTTCGGCTCCTGCCGAGCCAGGAAGTGGTGCTCCACGTTCAGAACCAAGTgcatcatcatcgtcatcttCGTCTTCTCTCTCGTCGGCTTCTCCCATTACATCTGGGTGGCCAACGTGTCTGAGAACAAAAAAGGCGGCACCACATGCGCCATCATGCAGGAGAGCATCAAGTACATCGTAGAACTGGGCAAGGTGGAAATAATCACCGCCATTTTCCTGCCCATGATTCTCATCATCGCCATTGACGTTGCCGTATGCACGAGTATCGCAGCCACATACAGCAAAACTTTCTTCTCCAGGGCGCAGTCTCGCAAAGGGGACGGCTGGAGGGGGGAGTACAAACTGGCCAACAGCGAGAGGTCAAATTCGCCGTCGACGAGGTCGGGTGACGCCACGCCGCCGCCCCCGGAATTCGACCTCTCGCTAGAAAAGACTCGCGCCACTGTGGTGGTGCTGATCGCGGGCGTGATCTTCATCTGCCTGATCCTCCCTGCCTCCATCTACCGCGCCAAGATTCTCTTCATGAGCTCGGAGCGCCCCACGCCGCAAGACATCAACATGATGGTGTTCTTTGAGGAGTGTGTGAAgtttaacagtatttataaattCTTTCTTTACCTCCCCTTTCTCAGAGCCTTCCGTCACGGTCTATTGCAACTATTTAAAGGACGCCTGAGACGGAAGAACGATCCAGAGACCTATCAAGAGACTTCAGTTTGA